Proteins co-encoded in one Oreochromis aureus strain Israel breed Guangdong linkage group 3, ZZ_aureus, whole genome shotgun sequence genomic window:
- the LOC116328769 gene encoding uncharacterized protein LOC116328769 isoform X1 produces the protein MGSTSALSTTRVKKLMRQKVVMLRVRGVCVLLLSALTVSAVSLHAKPDSKQFFSNCGQVSLRCVDDKQTADGWTVKRTTGGVTEDCGLAAGFDLDDSQCNLNLCSPSDGAYFCEASSGQRSDEVNITVSEKGVILEIPALPVITGSDVTLRCRQSNGDTVAAYFFFSGRLLGSRYKEHTISNVQQSNEGLYWCATDLAGPSPKSFLKIRDPITAFRSSVAPPHLETMRSSSSLPSSSHPTSSSSPPPQPPPSSMSVFRLLFHLLVFCPYFITTGLLLSIYLDQISATCSGNRVVLSMEMTHQGGQNEDVAVDVTTEHDFSE, from the exons ATGGGGTCTACATCTGCACTGTCTACAACAAGAGTAAAAAAACTCATGAGGCAGAAAGTGGTGATGCTTAGGGTTAGAG gtgtgtgtgtgctgctgctgtctgcactgactgtttctgcag TCTCTCTGCATGCTAAACCAGACTCAAAGCAGTTCTTCAGTAATTGTGGTCAAGTGTCTCTGCGTTGTGTTGACGATAAACAGACAGCTGATGGATGGACAGTGAAGAGGACCACAGGAGGAGTCACTGAGGACTGTGGATTAGCTGCAGGCTTTGATCTTGATGATTCTCAATGTAATCTCAATTTGTGCAGCCCCTCTGATGGAGCTTACTTCTGTGAAGCCTCATCTGGACAGCGTAGCGATGAAGTTAACATCACTGTTTCAG AAAAAGGAGTGATCCTGGAGATCCCTGCACTTCCTGTgataacaggaagtgatgtcactctGCGTTGCAGACAAAGCAATGGTGACACGGTAGCAGCTTACTTCTTCTTCAGTGGACGTCTTCTTGGATCTAGATATAAAGAGCACACCATCTCCAATGTGCAGCAGTCTAATGAGGGTCTGTACTGGTGTGCTACTGATTTGGCTGGACCATCTCCTAAAAGCTTCCTGAAGATCAGAG ATCCTATAACTGCTTTCAGATCTTCTGTGGCTCCTCCTCATCTTGAAACCATGCGCTCCAGCTCCTCTCTTCCCTCTTCTTCTCATCCAACCAGctcttcctcacctcctcctcaACCTCCTCCTTCCTCTATGTCTGTGTTCAGACTTCTCTTCCACCTGCTGGTCTTCTGTCCATACTTCATCACAACCGGTCTGCTGCTGTCCATCTACCTGGACCAGATCTCCGCCACATGCTCAG GAAACAGAGTTGTTCTTTCCATGGAGATGACCCACCAGGGTGGGCAGAATGAGGATGTTGCTGTTGATGTCACCACTGAGCATGACTTCTCGGAGTGA
- the LOC116328769 gene encoding uncharacterized protein LOC116328769 isoform X2: MKTAAVTLLFGVCVLLLSALTVSAVSLHAKPDSKQFFSNCGQVSLRCVDDKQTADGWTVKRTTGGVTEDCGLAAGFDLDDSQCNLNLCSPSDGAYFCEASSGQRSDEVNITVSEKGVILEIPALPVITGSDVTLRCRQSNGDTVAAYFFFSGRLLGSRYKEHTISNVQQSNEGLYWCATDLAGPSPKSFLKIRDPITAFRSSVAPPHLETMRSSSSLPSSSHPTSSSSPPPQPPPSSMSVFRLLFHLLVFCPYFITTGLLLSIYLDQISATCSGNRVVLSMEMTHQGGQNEDVAVDVTTEHDFSE, encoded by the exons ATGAAGACTGCAGCTGTCACACTGCTCTTTG gtgtgtgtgtgctgctgctgtctgcactgactgtttctgcag TCTCTCTGCATGCTAAACCAGACTCAAAGCAGTTCTTCAGTAATTGTGGTCAAGTGTCTCTGCGTTGTGTTGACGATAAACAGACAGCTGATGGATGGACAGTGAAGAGGACCACAGGAGGAGTCACTGAGGACTGTGGATTAGCTGCAGGCTTTGATCTTGATGATTCTCAATGTAATCTCAATTTGTGCAGCCCCTCTGATGGAGCTTACTTCTGTGAAGCCTCATCTGGACAGCGTAGCGATGAAGTTAACATCACTGTTTCAG AAAAAGGAGTGATCCTGGAGATCCCTGCACTTCCTGTgataacaggaagtgatgtcactctGCGTTGCAGACAAAGCAATGGTGACACGGTAGCAGCTTACTTCTTCTTCAGTGGACGTCTTCTTGGATCTAGATATAAAGAGCACACCATCTCCAATGTGCAGCAGTCTAATGAGGGTCTGTACTGGTGTGCTACTGATTTGGCTGGACCATCTCCTAAAAGCTTCCTGAAGATCAGAG ATCCTATAACTGCTTTCAGATCTTCTGTGGCTCCTCCTCATCTTGAAACCATGCGCTCCAGCTCCTCTCTTCCCTCTTCTTCTCATCCAACCAGctcttcctcacctcctcctcaACCTCCTCCTTCCTCTATGTCTGTGTTCAGACTTCTCTTCCACCTGCTGGTCTTCTGTCCATACTTCATCACAACCGGTCTGCTGCTGTCCATCTACCTGGACCAGATCTCCGCCACATGCTCAG GAAACAGAGTTGTTCTTTCCATGGAGATGACCCACCAGGGTGGGCAGAATGAGGATGTTGCTGTTGATGTCACCACTGAGCATGACTTCTCGGAGTGA